In a single window of the Fusarium falciforme chromosome 3, complete sequence genome:
- a CDS encoding Ldi domain-containing protein yields MSREEAGHLRHFYNLASQKDGEWRHMGSQVAGQEWLDGYRYQLATMAYAAGAAHYFRLPLLRSLFKALFEQLISKMLLRDVWGYWYLTSHSGTLVDPDLTELRKPWADPVAKENIMYSGHLLHMVSLYTMLFDDDKYNEYDALEFNWMPIFWGMGPEKFIYNRTSLQQAILKGMEGENWLGVCCEPNSIFVMIGMRYNDVRDNTHIAPVVLETYEEAWKSKGMFQDDGLIIDWFSPKQDRKTLAKDPGFTAWAAAFMNAWNPELAKVAYDTAYDRVIEMMMPPNKSTAAKASTPLISRAQSPGAQQPMTKPILGYAAQMISELGDEATLDQYLRFVDEAYPPTWEQGGLFYPATAQGNGSLPPMDAFTGNSAIPYARLNVFQGQRKMYENPWTDNHFSTYPFIDNIDLSSGVDFLRGSWDKNLAAMAVTMRSYSREGKNVKLHVSGLRPGKYSVYENQELLGAYQIKDRADMIQLERRVTGNNMDIVIQSIGPVSVLPPLQVSRWESVLEWGMCILGTRGRLVKVNPVKAEEPSEVLQEALMQASDNSTKPQET; encoded by the exons ATGTCCCGCGAAGAAGCAGGTCACCTCCGACACTTCTATAACCTAGCAAGCCAAAAAGATGGCGAGTGGCGCCATATGGGTTCTCAAGTTGCCGGTCAGGAATGGCTCGATGGGTACCGATACCAGCTAGCGACTATGGCATACGCTGCAGGAGCAGCTCATTACTTTCGGCTGCCCCTTCTGAGGTCTCTGTTCAAGGCCTTGTTTGAGCAGCTCATCTCCAAAATGCTGCTGCGAGATGTTTGGGGCTATTGGTATCTCACTAGCCACAGCGGCACCCTTGTAGACCCCGACCTGACCGAGTTGCGGAAACCCTGGGCGGATCCAGTTGCGAAAGAGAACATTATG TATTCTGGTCACCTCCTTCACATGGTGTCATTGTACACGATGCTATTTGACGACGACAAGTATAATGAATATGATGCTCTGGAGTTCAACTGGATGCCAATCTTCTGGGGTATGGGGCCAGAAAAGTTCATCTATAACCGAACGTCCCTGCAGCAAGCGATATTGAAGGGGATGGAGGGAGAAAACTGGCTCGGCGTCTGCTGTGAGCCAAACAGCATCTTTGTC ATGATCGGGATGCGGTACAACGATGTTCGGGACAATACCCATATAGCCCCTGTCGTTCTTGAAACATACGAGGAGGCTTGGAAGTCCAAGGGCATGTTCCAAGACGACGGCCTCATAATTGATTGGTTTTCGCCAAAGCAAGACAGAAAGACACTCGCAAAGGACCCTGGGTTCACAGCCTG GGCCGCTGCCTTTATGAACGCTTGGAATCCAGAGCTGGCAAAGGTCGCTTATGACACGGCATATGACAGGGTGATagagatgatgatgccaCCAAACAAGTCTACAGCTGCAAAAGCGTCAACGCCCTTGATCTCCAGGGCACAATCACCCGGTGCTCAGCAACCCATGACCAAGCCCATCCTAGGATACGCAGCGCAGATGATCTCTGAACTCGGCGACGAGGCCACCTTGGATCAGTACCTACGCTTTGTCGACGAAGCTTACCCCCCAACCTGGGAACAGGGCGGACTCTTTTACCCGGCCACTGCTCAGGGGAATGGCAGTCTGCCTCCCATGGACGCCTTCACTGGGAACAGCGCCATCCCCTACGCGAGGCTGAATGTCTTCCAGGGCCAGCGTAAGATGTACGAGAATCCTTGGACCGACAATCACTTTTCCACTTACCCATTCATTGACAACATCGACCTCTCCAGTGGGGTTGACTTTCTGCGTGGAAGCTGGGACAAAAATCTTGCAGCCATGGCTGTCACTATGCGTTCCTATTCAAGGGAGGGCAAGAA TGTTAAGCTTCATGTTTCCGGATTACGTCCTGGGAAATACAGTGTTTACGAAAATCAAGAGCTTCTTGGCGCGTACCAAATCAAGGACAGGGCGGACATGATCCAGCTTGAACGGAGAGTGACAGGGAACAACATGGACATTGTCATACAGAGTATTGGCCCTGTTTCAGTGCTTCCTCCCCTGCAGGTATCCCGATGGGAATCGGTACTGGAATGGGGCATGTGCATCTTGGGTACTCGAG GCCGCCTCGTGAAGGTCAATCCTGTTAAGGCCGAGGAGCCCTCCGaagttcttcaagaagcCCTTATGCAGGCCAGTGATAATAGCACCAAGCCACAGGAAACTTAG
- a CDS encoding Coatomer subunit gamma, with protein sequence MSYGKKDEDADLGLVKVDRTQVFQEARLFNSSPIQPRRCRILLTKIALLLYTGEKFPTNEATTLFFGISKLFQNKDASLRQMVHLVIKELANSAEDIIMVTSTIMKDTGGSTDAIYRPNAIRALCRIIDATTVQSIERVMKTAIVDKNPSVSSAALVSSYHLLPIAKDVVRRWQSETQEAAASSKSSGGFSLGFSTSSSQIPMNHSTMAQYHAVGLLYQMRSHDRMALVKMVQQFGAAGALKSPAAIVMLVRLAAQLAEEDPSLRKPMMQLLDGWLRHKSEMVNFEAAKAICDMRDVTDAEVSQAVHVLQLFLTSPRAVTKFAALRILHNFASFKPTAVHVCNPDIELLISNSNRSIATFAITTLLKTGNEASVDRLMKQISTFMSEITDEFKITIVEAIRTLCLKFPSKQAGMLTFLSGILRDEGGYEFKRAVVESMFDLIKFVPDSKEDALAHLCEFIEDCEFTKLAVRILHLIGLKGPKTAQPTKYIRYIYNRVVLENAIVRAAAVTALAKFGVGQKDPEVKSSVRVLLTRCLDDVDDEVRDRAALNLKLMAEEDDEMAARFVKNENMFSLPFFEQQLVLYVTSDDKSAFDSPFDISKIPIVTREQADAEDRTKKLIATTPTLKAPKVGPTKASGAEAVASATAQAQRYAQELLEIPEMKEFGSVLKSSPLLELTEAETEYVVTLVKHIFKEHIVLQYEVKNTLPDTVLENVSVVATPSDDEELEEVFIIQAEKLPTDQPGKVYVAFKKINGEGSLPISTFSNILRFTSKEIDPSTNEPEETGYDDEYEVAEFDLTGSDYVIPTFAGNFSHIWEQVGASGEEATETLQLSGMSSIAEATEQLTKALSLQPLEGTDVPVNQTTHTLKLLGKTVGGGRVVATVRMAFSSKTGVTTKITVRSEEENVAALVVASVA encoded by the exons ATGAGTTACGGCAAAAAGGACGAAGACGCCGACCTCGGTTTGGTCAAGGTGGACCGCACTCAGGTCTTCCAGGAAG CACGACTCTTCAACTCGTCCCCGATCCAACCTCGAAGATGTCGCATTCTCCTCACAAagatcgccctcctcctctacACGGGTGAAAAGTTCCCTACCAACGAAGCCACCACCCTCTTCTTTGGCATCTCCAAGCTGTTCCAGAACAAGGATGCCTCCCTCCGCCAGATGGTCCACCTTgtcatcaaggagcttgccAACTCGGCCGAGGACATTATTATGGTCACTAGCACCATTATGAAGGATACTGGAGGCAGCACCGATGCTATTTACCGACCCAACGCTATCCGCGCCCTCTGCCGCATCATTGAT GCCACGACTGTCCAATCGATCGAGCGAGTGATGAAGACTGCGATCGTCGATAAGAACCCCTCGGTTTCTTCTGCCGCCCTCGTCTCCTCCTACCACCTTCTCCCGATCGCCAAGGATGTTGTTCGACGATGGCAGAGCGAGACTCAGGAGGCCGCTGCCTCTAGCAAGTCGTCTGGCGGCTTCTCCCTAGGATTCTCCACCTCGAGCAGCCAGATCCCCATGAACCACTCGACCATGGCGCAATACCACGCTGTCGGACTTTTGTATCAGATGCGCTCGCACGACCGAATGGCCCTTGTCAAGATGGTTCAGCAGTTTGGCGCAGCTGGTGCGCTCAAGAGCCCCGCTGCTATTGTCATGCTTGTTCGACTTGCTGCGCAGCTTGCTGAGGAGGATCCTTCGCTGAGGAAGCCCATGATGCAACTTCTCGACGGCTGGTTGCGACACAAGAGCGAGATGGTCAACttcgaggctgccaaggctaTCTGCGACATGCGAGATGTGACCGACGCCGAGGTGTCGCAAGCTGTCCATGTCCTCCAGCTGTTCTTGACCTCCCCTCGTGCCGTCACCAAGTTCGCTGCTCTGCGCATCCTCCACAACTTTGCCAGTTTCAAGCCTACCGCCGTCCACGTCTGCAACCCCGATATCGAgctcctcatctccaacagCAACCGATCGATCGCCACATTCGCCATCACCACTCTGCTCAAGACGGGCAACGAGGCTAGCGTCGACCGATTAATGAAGCAGATCTCCACCTTCATGTCTGAGATTACCGACGAGTTCAAGATTACGATTGTTGAGGCTATCCGAACATTGTGTCTCAAGTTCCCCAGCAAGCAGGCCGGCATGCTCACCTTCCTTAGTGGGATCCTGCGTGATGAGGGCGGCTATGAGTTCAAGAGGGCTGTCGTTGAGAGCATGTTTGACCTGATCAAGTTTGTTCCCGACTCCAAGGAGGATGCTCTCGCCCACCTGTGCGAGTTCATTGAGGACTGCGAGTTCACCAAGTTGGCTGTCCGAATTCTCCATCTTATCGGTCTCAAGGGTCCCAAGACTGCCCAGCCCACCAAGTACATCCGATACATCTACAACCGAGTGGTGCTTGAGAATGCGATTGTGCGAGCTGCCGCTGTCACCGCCCTTGCCAAGTTTGGTGTTGGCCAGAAGGATCCCGAGGTCAAGAGCAGTGTCCGTGTTCTCCTCACTCGATGCTTGGATGACGTCGATGATGAGGTTCGCGACCGTGCCGCTCTCAACCTGAAGCTCATGGCcgaagaggacgacgagatgGCTGCTCGATTTGTCAAGAACG AGAACATGTTCTCCCTTCCTTTCTTCGAGCAGCAACTTGTCCTGTATGTCACCTCGGATGACAAGTCTGCTTTCGACAGCCCCTTCGATATCTCCAAGATCCCTATTGTCACCCGGGAACAGGCCGATGCCGAGGACCGtaccaagaagctcatcgcCACCACACCTACCCTCAAGGCCCCCAAGGTCGGCCCCACCAAGGCCTCTGGAGCCGAGGCTGTGGCATCTGCTACTGCCCAAGCTCAGCGATATGCCCAGGAGCTGCTGGAGATTCCTGAGATGAAGGAGTTTGGCAGCGTGCTCAAGTCGTCGCCTCTGCTTGAGCTCACTGAGGCTGAGACTGAATACGTCGTCACTCTGGTCAAGCACATCTTCAAGGAGCACATTGTCCTTCAGTATGAGGTCAAGAACACTCTGCCCGACACTGTCCTTGAGAACGTCTCTGTCGTCGCCACCCcctcggacgacgaggagctcgaggaggtcTTTATCATCCAGGCCGAGAAGCTTCCGACCGACCAGCCTGGCAAGGTGTATGTGGCCTTCAAGAAGATTAACGGCGAGGGCTCTCTGCCCATCTCTACCTTTTCCAACATCCTTCGATTCACCAGCAAGGAGATTGACCCCTCCACAAATGAGCCCGAGGAGACTGGCTACGATGACGAGTACGAGGTGGCCGAGTTCGACCTTACTGGTAGCGATTACGTGATTCCCACATTCGCTGGCAACTTTAGCCACATCTGGGAGCAGGTTGGCGCTTCCGGCGAGGAGGCAACAGAGACCCTCCAGCTTAGCGGCATGTCCAGCATTGCAG AGGCTACGGAGCAGCTCACCAAGGCTCTCTCTCTGCAGCCCCTGGAGGGCACCGATGTCCCCGTCAACCAGACTACTCACACGCTCAAGCTTCTGGGCAAGACTGTTGGTGGCGGCCGGGTAGTTGCCACCGTGCGGATGGCATTCTCTTCAAAAACGGGTGTGACGACCAAGATCACGGTGCgaagcgaggaggagaacgtCGCCGCGCTGGTTGTCGCGTCGGTGGCTTAA
- a CDS encoding Peptidase A1 domain-containing protein: MRWTTLGTVAAALSCADALSFPRSKTGKGYLSVHVGTVEKPKKEKTRRDGDAFIAVLDNMGYFYATDLEIGTPPQKITVLLDTGSNELWVNPDCDEASSIREYNMCHEMGQYEPDDSTTPPIGPFGRETLRYGDASDPSTHTSATIRYYADTFTFGDAKLENQTFGVLIESDGIAQGILGLAPDTRGGFDNDDPYRLLLTSMAVEGLINSRVYSLDLRHSEADEGAVIYGGIDRNKYIGNLEKRPIVRGEGGEYRLAVELSSIGMTTEGEEHEFDLDDADKNVILDSGSTLSRLHFEAAKPILEMLDVQDNGEGFYITDCDNRDRDATADFGFGNKIVRVPLSDLIIEMGYAQCYVGIVVTTNQQILGDSVLRAGYFVFDWDNKEVHIAQAANCGDEDIVVVGSGKDAVPNEKGKCKEGDAFTTGHATVTRSPTRTGLATSAYTTTYTVTSCPEFERDCRTGVVTTQTIGPQRTVTVTAGANSDNDGDDDSAAWQPMPLGWVFAVLGGFALGANLL, translated from the exons ATGAGGTGGACGACATTAGGTACCGTCGCCGCTGCGCTCAGCTGCGCCGATGCGCTGAGCTTCCCGCGATCAAAGACCGGCAAGGGTTACCTCTCGGTGCACGTCGGCACCgttgagaagcccaagaaggaaaagacgagacgagatggCGATGCCTTCATAGCCGTGTTGGACAATATGGGATATTTCTACGCGACCGATC TTGAGATCGGCACGCCACCGCAAAAGATTACCGTCCTCCTCGACACGGGCTCCAACGAGCTCTGGGTTAACCCCGACTGCGACGAGGCCAGCAGCATAAGGGAGTACAACATGTGTCATGAGATGGGACAGTATGAGCCCGACGACTCGACGACACCGCCCATCGGTCCCTTTGGAAGGGAAACACTCAGATACGGCGACGCTTCGGATCCCTCGACTCACACGTCGGCCACGATTCGATACTACGCCGACACATTCACCTTTGGCGACGCCAAACTCGAGAACCAGACATTTGGTGTGTTGATTGAGAGTGATGGTATTGCTCAGGGTATTCTGGGTCTTGCACCGGATACACGGGGTGGATTCGACAACGACGACCCTTACCGACTGCTGCTCACTTCCATGGCTGTCGAGGGCCTCATCAACAGCCGTGTCTACTCCCTGGACCTGCGCCATTCCGAGGCTGACGAGGGTGCCGTCATCTACGGCGGCATCGACCGCAACAAGTACATCGGCAACCTGGAGAAGCGACCAATTGTCcgcggcgagggcggcgaaTACCGTCTCGCTGTGGAGTTGAGTAGCATTGGCATGACCACCGAGGGTGAGGAGCACGAGTTCGACCTTGATGATGCGGACAAGAACGTCATCCTTGACTCAGGAAGCACACTGTCCCGTCTGCACTTTGAGGCTGCGAAGCCAATTCTTGAGATGCTTGATGTGCAGGACAACGGTGAGGGCTTCTACATTACCGACTGCGACAACCGGGACCGCGACGCCACAGCCGACTTCGGCTTTGGCAACAAGATTGTCCGTGTTCCCCTGAGCGATCTCATCATCGAGATGGGTTACGCACAGTGCTACGTCGGCATCGTTGTCACTACCAACCAGCAGATTCTTGGCGACTCTGTCCTCCGGGCTGGATACTTTGTCTTTGACTGGGACAACAAGGAGGTGCACATTGCGCAGGCCGCCAACTGTGGCGATGAGGATATCGTGGTTGTTGGATCTGGCAAGGATGCTGTCCCCAATGAGAAGGGCAAGTGCAAAGAGGGTGATGCCTTTACCACTGGACAT GCAACCGTCACCAGATCTCCCACAAGGACCGGCCTCGCTACATCAGCCTACACCACCACCTACACCGTCACATCATGCCCCGAGTTCGAGCGCGATTGCAGAACCGGCGTCGTAACAACACAGACAATCGGACCCCAGCGAACCGTCACCGTCACGGCGGGAGCCAACTCAGAcaacgacggcgacgacgactcaGCCGCCTGGCAACCTATGCCCCTGGGCTGGGTATTCGCAGTGCTTGGTGGTTTCGCCCTTGGCGCCAACCTGCTATAG
- a CDS encoding DUF676 domain-containing protein, which translates to MSHQSHESDSGSLTLIHNRYGITEFSEGIPNNCKADIVFIHGLTGDSYSTWRHKNAELPWPEGLLAQDISNCKILKYDYKISAIGCLDNGTLRDLAADFLNELVNWRRDNESERPIIFVAHSLGGILVKRMLSESQSRDAPYNIGSLTRGIIFLGTAQRVSRLQDHGRRVLQGLRENKDDRNNRMEPNIELRAIFQPTSGILDNTHSLFMDWVGERNEDPSRPTVHIASFYGKLSMVKLPGLGEIKIVDRASALVGDYTCMGLQCNYKSMAKIPIDKTGSSYDDYCSVRAQIVNAVRLAKPKDELALGYTAEPSKDELEAWRECLQSFAFSDVRQRFETVSPHLEGTFEWIQDNNVFKYWLEHPRKNVFPLSGKRASGKSTFMKYLTRKEALVSWACKQNPSRHVMVLSHFFHYIGKDPSRTFEGFLRSILFQIVKTDLAAFEPVREIFDVRRLHQPLPTWPRDDLEEACFGVFKHWGDRMDDQRPNIYLVMDALDHFDGELHEMTSFLRKIFELSGGRLKICISSSQEKKIDNALANLESLGVLPRFEIDKHTRRDIEMYIEENYRELTEISVGEGKMLADVIRDHSRGVFLWVRLVCKNLVNCAITKTELARTPADELRRLLNKLQPDLEEVYEMMFKTIEPDVRHEVEKGLSIVVAASRRLSVEELQCAMYFSNHNNNNIINRTNINDKNNEPLSKISEEYLTHIGVFNRDLRAAIETRYRGFLEFTQNGSELIVEPCHGTAYTYLTERCKPQPQGPGEAFKDLTAYGENLLYESSTAYLSYLRREDLPPEASQILNLFADAKDDEQVPWYEGSVDNTLSYKWSTKAAPGGPQTMNILNVCSEYPFLSYSAENWGHHAKAGCSAELEPVRKLERDLFKGSSLTRSLWKLWELIIKARFAISRLPCFPGNWSYYPDADDSEEIEAFYVVEGDTFRCFLWVFWEHMEARRVNPYILSDLPLDALEYLSSTGCAGYLYRALARRPSKIRHPNRLLLSTIRAKSVPMVKRVLQRYSLKKLNVNFGEQAVFQAIDFSNNPDWGDQYELLVKALLDHGFPAHKRVRYTIRDEHWNTHREIQVLKRQFESSPLVLAILLHRHKIAELLLRHKSCKKAVRRDISWVLYRVLKMATEIQPANIKGIKLLLDKGASTKGVNVDSNMPQDTPLGIALSCKELAVAETLLAHGADANFRCDRASQLSVMAEAENDFPKRVPLLLRWGAEVDVWSMEEGCNKHPGDNMVKDVISVLMDHLYKKGDINRLIEDRETALHIAIRYGRKDLVKRLIQKLEADVNIPDRNGDFPIHVALRQAKAMAHIKLLQGSPSFSPSVLNHDGRTAFQQAKFKGQSSLVRELRECGLGEGEQDSEDEEDPLEDPLAVITYPRASETKVDILRLEEPSGGTILRTRPVDALHGINEFIRGTDEPWNALRHSVPQGIRDVDPNLQILEIRLPTQPEAIPQESESLPLLEGAITDEIQAFSQIQRMGTPTMSDMSGDEFLAGTGSWDGHYVDWKRQ; encoded by the exons ATGTCCCATCAATCCCACGAGTCCGACTCTGGCAGCCTCACTTTAATACACAATCGCTATGGAATTACCGAATTTTCCGAGGGCATTCCCAACAATTGCAAGGCCGATATCGTCTTTATCCACGGCCTGACGGGCGACTCGTATTCAACATGGAGACACAAGAACGCAGAACTGCCATGGCCGGAAGGCCTTCTCGCTCAAGACATCAGCAACTGTAAAATCCTAAAGTACGACTACAAAATATCTGCTATCGGCTGCCTGGATAATGGTACCCTGAGGGACCTTGCAGCCGACTTTCTTAATGAGCTCGTCAATTGGAGACGTGATAATGAG TCAGAGCGCCCTATCATCTTTGTCGCTCACAGCCTGGGAGGTATCTTGGTCAAGCGCATGCTCTCGGAGTCCCAGTCTCGAGATGCGCCCTACAACATCGGGTCGCTCACCCGCGGTATCATCTTTCTCGGCACTGCTCAACGTGTGTCAAGATTACAAGACCATGGGCGTAGAGTCTTGCAAGGTCTTCGAGAGAATAAAGATGATAGAAATAATAGGATGGAACCAAACATCGAGTTGCGGGCCATCTTCCAGCCAACCTCGGGTATCCTCGACAACACCCATAGCTTGTTTATGGATTGGGTCGGAGAGAGAAATGAGGACCCTTCGAGGCCTACTGTCCACATCGCATCTTTCTATGGGAAATTGTCTATGGTGAAATTACCGGGGTTGGGAGAGATAAAG ATTGTAGACAGGGCCTCGGCTTTGGTTGGGGATTATACTTGCATGGGCCTCCAGTGCAATTACAAG AGCATGGCCAAGATCCCCATCGACAAGACGGGGTCTAGCTATGATGACTACTGCAGCGTCAGAGCTCAAATCGTGAATGCAGTTCGCTtggccaagcccaaggatgAACTTGCTCTAGGATATACAGCCGAGCCTAGTAAGGACGAGCTGGAAGCGTGGCGAG AATGTTTGCAATCGTTTGCCTTTTCTGACGTTCGACAGCGGTTCGAGACCGTGAGCCCTCATCTCGAAGGAACATTCGAGTGGATTCAAGACAACAATGTATTCAAGTACTGGCTTGAACATCCTAGAAAAAACGTTTTTCCCCTGTCTGGAAAGCGTGCATCTGGGAAATCAACATTCATGAAATACCTGACAAGAAAAGAAGCGCTTGTTTCGTGGGCTTGCAAACAAAACCCTTCCAGACATGTCATGGTTCTCAGCCATTTCTTTCACTATATTGGGAAAGATCCTTCCCGAACGTTTGAAGGGTTCCTGAGGTCTATTTTGTTCCAAATCGTCAAGACAGATTTGGCGGCTTTCGAACCGGTCCGGGAAATTTTTGATGTGCGGAGACTTCACCAGCCATTACCAACCTGGCCTAGAGATGACCTGGAAGAGGCGTGTTTCGGAGTCTTCAAGCACTGGGGAGACCGGATGGACGACCAGCGCCCGAACATCTATCTTGTCATGGATGCATTGGACCACTTTGACGGCGAACTTCACGAGATGACTTCCTTTCTTCGGAAAATATTCGAGCTTTCCGGTGGACGCTTGAAAATATGCATTTCAAGTTCACAAGAGAAGAAGATAGACAATGCCTTGGCCAACCTTGAAAGCCTTGGCGTCCTTCCGAGATTTGAGATTGACAAGCACACCCGACGAGATATTGAAATGTACATCGAGGAAAACTACCGAGAGCTCACAGAAATCTCTGTGGGTGAGGGCAAAATGCTGGCGGATGTGATTCGTGATCATTCCAGGGGCGTCTTCCTTTGGGTTCGACTGGTGTGCAAAAACCTGGTCAACTGCGCAATAACGAAGACAGAGCTGGCCAGAACCCCGGCTGATGAGTTGCGGCGTCTTCTCAACAAACTCCAACCTGATCTGGAGGAGGTTTACGAGATGATGTTCAAAACAATTGAGCCAGACGTTCGACACGAGGTTGAAAAGGGGCTGTCCATTGTGGTAGCAGCCTCAAGACGTCTGAGTGTCGAAGAACTACAGTGCGCCATGTATTTCAGTAatcacaacaacaacaacatcatcaacagGACCAACATCAACGACAAGAACAATGAGCCGCTAAGTAAAATCAGCGAGGAGTACCTGACTCACATTGGAGTATTCAACCGGGATTTGCGGGCCGCGATCGAAACAAGGTACCGCGGATTCTTGGAGTTCACCCAGAATGGGTCCGAGCTCATTGTTGAGCCTTGCCATGGGACAGCCTACACCTACCTGACCGAACGCTGcaagcctcagcctcaaggcCCTGGGGAAGCCTTCAAGGATCTGACGGCCTACGGGGAAAATCTGCTTTATGAGTCATCGACAGCGTATCTCAGTTATTTGAGGAGGGAGGATCTGCCTCCAGAAGCATCCCAGATTCTGAATCTGTTTGCCGatgccaaagatgatgaGCAGGTGCCTTGGTACGAGGGGAGCGTTGACAACACCTTGAGCTACAAATGGAGCACGAAAGCAGCTCCAGGAGGACCGCAAACAATGAATATCCTGAATGTCTGCTCAGAATACCCATTCTTATCCTACTCGGCCGAGAACTGGGGCCATCACGCAAAAGCTGGCTGCTCGGCTGAACTAGAACCCGTTAGGAAACTCGAACGAGACCTATTCAAAGGttcttctttgacgaggTCGCTATGGAAACTTTGGGAGCTCATTATCAAGGCTCGGTTCGCAATCTCACGCCTGCCCTGCTTTCCTGGGAACTGGAGTTACTATCCCGATGCTGACGACTCGGAAGAAATCGAGGCATTCTATGTCGTTGAAGGAGATACTTTCCGTTGCTTCCTGTGGGTTTTCTGGGAGCACATGGAGGCCAGGCGCGTCAACCCATATATCCTCTCGGATCTACCCCTTGATGCACTGGAATACCTTTCCTCGACAGGTTGTGCTGGCTACCTATACCGAGCTCTAGCCAGACGACCAAGCAAAATAAGACATCCCAATCGACTACTCCTGTCCACTATTCGAGCGAAGAGCGTTCCTATGGTGAAGCGTGTCCTACAACGGTATTcgctgaagaagctcaatgTCAACTTTGGCGAACAAGCTGTATTTCAGGCCATCGACTTCTCTAACAATCCGGACTGGGGGGATCAGTACGAATTATTGGTCAAAGCACTTCTGGACCATGGATTCCCTGCACACAAAAGGGTCCGGTACACCATTCGCGATGAGCATTGGAACACACATCGAGAGATCCAAGTTCTGAAGAGACAGTTTGAAAGCAGCCCTCTAGTTTTGGCCATTCTACTGCACCGTCACAAAATTGCTGAGCTTCTCCTGAGACACAAGTCGTGCAAAAAGGCGGTTCGTCGAGACATCAGCTGGGTTCTGTATCGAGTTCTTAAAATGGCGACTGAGATCCAACCCGCCAACATCAAGGGCATCAAACTGCTCCTAGACAAGGGCGCAAGCACAAAGGGTGTCAATGTGGATTCCAACATGCCTCAGGACACGCCCCTGGGCATTGCGCTCTCTTGCAAGGAGCTCGCCGTTGCTGAGACACTCCTAGCCCATGGGGCTGATGCTAACTTTCGCTGCGATCGTGCCAGCCAGCTCAGTGTCATGGCAGAGGCCGAGAACGACTTCCCAAAGCGTGttccgctgctgctgcgctgGGGCGCGGAGGTGGATGTGTGGTCCATGGAGGAGGGCTGCAACAAACACCCAGGAGATAACATGGTTAAAGATGTCATTTCCGTCTTGATGGACCATTTGTACAAGAAAGGGGACATTAACAGACTAATAGAGGACCGAGAGACCGCCCTACACATCGCGATTCGCTATGGCCGAAAAGATCTTGTCAAAAGATTGATTCAAAAACTGGAAGCCGACGTGAACATCCCGGATCGCAATGGAGATTTCCCCATCCACGTGGCTCTGCGGCAAGCCAAAGCCATGGCACACATCAAACTTCTCCAAGGAAGCCCGTCGTTTAGCCCTTCTGTCCTAAATCACGATGGCAGGACTGCCTTTCAGCAGGCAAAGTTCAAGGGGCAGTCTTCATTGGTCAGGGAGCTCAGAGAATGTGGactgggcgagggcgagcaGGATTCtgaggacgaagaggatcCTCTGGAGGATCCCCTGGCAGTAATAACATATCCGCGTGCGTCAGAGACCAAGGTGGACATACTTCGCTTGGAAGA GCCTTCTGGAGGCACGATCCTCCGGACACGGCCAGTAGATGCCCTACACGGCATCAATGAGTTCATTCGTGGTACAGATGAGCCTTGGAATGCACTCCGCCATTCTGTGCCTCAGGGCATTCGAGATGTCGATCCTAACCTGCAGATACTTGAAATACGGCTACCGACGCAGCCAGAGGCGATTCCGCAGGAATCAGAGAGTCTGCCGTTGCTTGAAGGAGCTATCACAGACGAGATACAGGCTTTTTCTCAAATTCAAAGGATGGGCACGCCAACCATGTCAGACATGTCGGGTGACGAATTTCTTGCTGGCACAGGGAGTTGGGATGGGCATTATGTGGATTGGAAGAGACAATAG